Proteins found in one Papio anubis isolate 15944 chromosome 13, Panubis1.0, whole genome shotgun sequence genomic segment:
- the C13H9orf129 gene encoding putative uncharacterized protein C9orf129 homolog, with translation MPGMVPPHVPPQMLNIPQTSLQAKPVAPQVPSPGGAPGQGPYPYSLSEPAPLTLDTSGKNLTEQNSYSNIPHEGKHTPLYERSSPINPAQSGSPNHVDSAYFPGSSTSSSSDNDEGSGGATK, from the exons ATGCCTGGGATGGTGCCGCCGCATGTTCCTCCTCAGATGCTCAACATTCCGCAGACCTCTCTGCAAGCAAAGCCCGTG GCCCCACAGGTACCCAGCCCAGGGGGCGCCCCGGGCCAGGGTCCATACCCGTACAGCCTCTCTGAGCCAGCACCTCTCACGTTGGACACGAGCGGGAAGAATCTGACGGAGCAGAACAGCTACAGCAACATTCCTCACGAAGGGAAGCACACGCCGCTGTATGAGCGGTCCTCGCCCATCAACCCGGCCCAGAGCGGCAGCCCCAACCACGTGGATTCCGCCTACTTCCCTGGCTCTTCTACATCGTCATCTTCCGACAACGACGAGGGCAGCGGAGGGGCGACAAAGTGA